One Bartonella tribocorum CIP 105476 genomic window carries:
- a CDS encoding shikimate dehydrogenase, with translation MVDLTIEKTKYPRAFVVGSPIHHSKSPRIHNFWLKQYGLQGEYLAQEVTSEKFNHFITSFKKIGFCGGNVTLPHKQEAFRLADYKDKTATIIGAANTLWYEGDKLCATNSDTYGFSANLDDFASDWGGETALVFGAGGAARAILYALKERGFEQIYLVNRTKQRADNLAQHFGKNIKVYDWHKIHEILYQADLIVNTTSIGIKNPEEKSDSFFCDFHKAKKTALVTDIVYTPLITPFLQQAKSCGLKTVDGLGMLLHQAVIGFERWFGVRPQVTKALRTAILEDMSEERE, from the coding sequence ATGGTTGATTTAACAATAGAAAAGACGAAATACCCCCGCGCTTTTGTTGTTGGTTCTCCTATTCATCATTCAAAATCGCCAAGAATTCATAATTTTTGGCTTAAACAATATGGTTTACAAGGTGAATATCTTGCACAGGAAGTAACCTCTGAAAAATTCAATCATTTTATTACTTCTTTTAAAAAAATAGGCTTTTGTGGAGGAAATGTTACTCTACCGCATAAACAGGAAGCTTTTCGTCTAGCAGATTATAAAGATAAAACAGCAACAATAATTGGTGCTGCTAATACACTTTGGTATGAAGGAGATAAACTTTGTGCCACAAATAGTGATACCTATGGTTTTAGTGCTAATCTTGATGATTTTGCATCTGATTGGGGAGGGGAAACAGCTCTTGTTTTTGGGGCAGGTGGCGCTGCACGCGCTATCCTCTATGCTTTAAAAGAACGCGGATTTGAACAGATTTATTTAGTTAACCGTACAAAACAACGTGCTGATAATTTAGCCCAGCATTTTGGAAAAAACATTAAAGTCTACGATTGGCATAAAATCCATGAAATACTTTATCAGGCTGATTTGATTGTTAATACAACTTCCATCGGTATAAAAAATCCAGAAGAAAAAAGTGATTCTTTTTTTTGTGATTTTCATAAGGCGAAAAAAACGGCATTAGTAACAGATATTGTTTATACACCCTTGATAACCCCTTTTTTACAACAGGCAAAATCTTGTGGTCTAAAAACTGTTGATGGGCTTGGGATGCTTCTCCATCAGGCTGTTATAGGTTTTGAACGGTGGTTTGGAGTAAGACCACAGGTAACAAAAGCGTTACGGACAGCTATTTTAGAGGATATGAGTGAAGAAAGAGAATGA
- the coaE gene encoding dephospho-CoA kinase (Dephospho-CoA kinase (CoaE) performs the final step in coenzyme A biosynthesis.) produces the protein MKIIGLTGSIAMGKSTVADFFKQAGISVFSADEAVQQLYKSEPALSCIERIFPGVVENGEVNRLKLSEILIDDKEKLQTLEKIIHPLVQEKEKEFIDTARDQREKLVILDIPLLFEKNGENRVDSVIVVSAPPEIQKERVMIRQGMNEKKFAFINAQQMPDEKKRERANFIIDTGKDLENTRQQVFDVIKELLKN, from the coding sequence ATGAAGATCATAGGATTAACGGGATCTATTGCTATGGGAAAATCAACGGTTGCTGATTTTTTCAAGCAAGCGGGTATTTCTGTTTTTAGTGCTGATGAGGCAGTACAACAGCTTTATAAAAGTGAGCCAGCTTTGTCATGCATAGAGCGTATTTTTCCTGGTGTTGTTGAAAACGGTGAAGTTAATCGTTTAAAACTTTCTGAAATTTTGATTGATGATAAGGAAAAATTACAAACATTAGAAAAAATAATTCATCCTCTAGTGCAAGAAAAAGAAAAAGAATTTATTGATACAGCGCGTGATCAAAGAGAAAAATTAGTTATTCTTGATATTCCTCTTCTCTTTGAAAAAAATGGTGAAAATCGTGTAGATAGCGTTATTGTTGTTTCTGCTCCGCCAGAAATACAAAAAGAACGTGTAATGATTCGCCAAGGTATGAATGAAAAAAAATTTGCCTTTATCAATGCTCAGCAAATGCCAGATGAAAAAAAACGAGAGCGTGCTAATTTTATTATTGATACAGGGAAAGATTTAGAAAATACACGTCAACAGGTTTTTGATGTGATAAAAGAGTTACTAAAGAATTGA
- a CDS encoding Maf family nucleotide pyrophosphatase, with translation MNASVLILASLSSYRAQLLKKAGLNFLIEGASFDEREIEKTAKEKTPKELSCFLASAKAKNVSDRFPDAFVIGCDQVLDLEGQVFHKATNMKEAHQRLCKLSGKMHSLHSAVALFKNGQKIWVEAFSAHMSVRLLSSKFIECYLARVEKDVLNSVGVYQIEGEGIHLFEKIDGDFFTIVGLPLLPLLTKLRYLGVIDG, from the coding sequence ATGAACGCGAGTGTGTTAATATTAGCATCTCTTAGTTCTTATCGTGCGCAATTGTTGAAAAAAGCAGGTTTAAATTTTTTGATTGAAGGAGCTTCTTTTGATGAAAGAGAAATAGAAAAAACGGCAAAAGAAAAAACACCTAAAGAACTCAGCTGTTTTCTTGCCAGTGCAAAAGCAAAAAATGTTTCAGATCGTTTTCCTGATGCCTTCGTTATTGGTTGTGATCAAGTACTTGATTTGGAAGGTCAAGTTTTTCATAAAGCAACAAATATGAAGGAAGCACATCAACGTTTATGCAAGTTATCAGGAAAAATGCATTCTCTTCATAGTGCGGTAGCCTTATTTAAAAATGGTCAAAAAATTTGGGTTGAAGCTTTTAGCGCACATATGTCCGTACGTTTACTCTCATCAAAATTTATTGAATGTTATTTAGCACGTGTAGAAAAAGATGTTTTAAACAGTGTAGGAGTCTATCAAATTGAAGGAGAAGGAATCCATCTCTTTGAAAAAATTGATGGAGATTTTTTTACCATTGTTGGTTTACCTTTGCTCCCTCTACTTACAAAATTACGTTATTTAGGGGTTATTGATGGTTGA
- the polA gene encoding DNA polymerase I: MKATDHLLLVDGSGYVFRAYYALPPLKRKKDGLPVGAVAGFCNMLWKLLCDARNTATGIVPTHFAVIFDYSSDTFRKQIYPQYKANRVDPPEDLIPQFALIRQATKAFNLPCIEKEGFEADDLIATYAQLATKVGAKTTIISSDKDLMQLVNKHVSLYDGMKDKHIGISEVIEKWGVTPEKMIDLQALIGDSTDNVPGIPGIGPKTAAQLLNQFGSLDLLLQRVTEIKQTKRRENIQAYSEQVKISRELVRLKTDVPIDSDLDDFILEPQDGPRLIAFLKAMEFSTLTRRVAEETTCDAAVIDALDVDVEWEKLSHGHDTDIKNIEKTSLHNFSENSPQVFAQKRKDQALTQKITRDTYTTILDEEILKEWLSQAQEQGFFAFDTETTSLDPMQAKLVGFSLALQPGKAAYIPLEHFEGKEDLLKGGRIASQIETRKALALLKPLLEDSAVLKIGQNIKYDWLVVKQYDIVIRSFDDTMLLSYALDAGALTHNMDDLSERWLEHKPIAYKDLTHNGKKITSFAQVDLKQATLYAAEDADITLRLWQVLKPQLVARGMTKIYERLDRPLVEVLARMEERGILVDRQILLRLSGELAQAALILEEEIYKQADEKFNLASPKQLGDILFDKMGLPGGAKTKGGQWSTSAQTLEELSAEGHTLPRKIIEWRQLAKLKSTYADALPSYILPKTGRVHTNYSLAITSTGRLSSSEPNLQNIPVRTAEGRKIRTAFIAPKGHVLLSADYSQIELRILAHIADIKALKEAFAKGHDIHAITASQMFGVAIEGMHSDIRRRAKAINFGIIYGISAFGLANQLGISRQEAGRYIQLYFERFPGIKDYMEKTKSFARENGYVETIFGRRIHYPEIKAKNVKIRSLNERAAINAPIQGSAADIIRRAMIQMEDALKEENLSAKMLLQVHDELIFEVPEEESKKTMAVVKDVMENATMPVLSLSVPLEVKVMTAQNWDEAH; the protein is encoded by the coding sequence ATGAAGGCAACAGATCATCTTTTGTTGGTTGATGGATCAGGCTATGTTTTTCGTGCTTACTATGCTTTACCGCCTTTAAAACGTAAAAAGGATGGGCTTCCTGTGGGAGCAGTAGCTGGTTTTTGTAATATGTTATGGAAATTACTTTGTGATGCTCGTAACACAGCGACAGGTATTGTTCCAACACATTTTGCTGTTATTTTTGATTATTCATCGGATACTTTTCGGAAACAAATTTATCCTCAATATAAAGCGAATCGTGTTGATCCTCCCGAAGATTTAATTCCTCAATTCGCGTTAATACGCCAAGCAACAAAGGCTTTTAATTTGCCTTGTATTGAAAAGGAAGGCTTTGAAGCGGATGATTTGATAGCGACTTACGCACAATTGGCAACAAAGGTTGGTGCAAAAACAACCATTATCTCTTCTGATAAGGATCTTATGCAACTCGTCAATAAGCATGTATCCTTGTATGATGGAATGAAAGATAAGCATATAGGTATCTCAGAAGTTATAGAAAAATGGGGTGTTACCCCTGAAAAGATGATCGATTTACAAGCGTTAATTGGAGATTCGACGGATAACGTACCGGGCATTCCAGGTATTGGACCAAAAACTGCTGCTCAGTTGTTAAATCAGTTTGGTTCTCTTGATCTTTTGTTGCAACGTGTGACTGAAATTAAACAAACAAAACGACGTGAAAATATACAAGCTTATAGTGAACAGGTTAAAATTTCTCGTGAACTTGTTAGGCTTAAAACAGATGTTCCTATAGACAGTGATTTAGATGATTTTATTTTAGAGCCACAAGATGGACCACGCTTAATTGCTTTTTTGAAAGCGATGGAATTTTCAACGTTAACACGTCGCGTGGCAGAAGAGACGACATGCGATGCAGCTGTTATTGATGCACTTGATGTAGATGTTGAATGGGAAAAATTAAGCCATGGGCATGATACTGATATCAAAAATATTGAGAAAACATCACTTCATAATTTTTCTGAAAATTCTCCACAAGTTTTTGCACAAAAACGTAAAGATCAAGCACTAACTCAAAAAATTACAAGAGATACTTATACAACAATTCTTGATGAGGAAATTTTAAAAGAGTGGTTATCACAAGCACAAGAACAGGGTTTTTTCGCTTTTGATACTGAAACAACATCTCTTGATCCAATGCAAGCAAAGCTTGTTGGTTTTTCACTCGCATTACAGCCGGGAAAAGCGGCCTATATACCTCTTGAACATTTTGAAGGAAAAGAGGACCTTTTGAAGGGTGGGCGCATTGCCTCGCAGATTGAGACCCGAAAAGCTTTAGCACTTTTAAAACCGCTATTAGAAGATTCAGCAGTGTTAAAAATTGGTCAGAATATAAAATATGATTGGTTGGTGGTGAAGCAATACGACATTGTGATACGTTCTTTTGATGATACCATGCTTTTGTCATATGCTTTGGATGCTGGAGCTTTAACCCATAATATGGATGATTTATCTGAACGTTGGCTTGAACATAAACCAATTGCCTATAAGGATTTAACACATAACGGAAAAAAAATTACTTCTTTTGCACAAGTAGATTTAAAACAAGCAACTCTTTATGCGGCAGAAGATGCCGATATAACGCTGCGCCTTTGGCAAGTATTGAAACCGCAACTTGTCGCTCGGGGGATGACAAAAATTTATGAGCGTCTTGATCGCCCCCTTGTAGAAGTTCTTGCAAGAATGGAAGAACGTGGGATTCTTGTTGATCGGCAGATTTTATTGCGTCTTTCAGGAGAATTGGCGCAAGCTGCTTTGATTTTAGAAGAGGAAATTTACAAACAAGCTGATGAAAAGTTTAATCTTGCTTCGCCAAAGCAATTAGGGGATATCCTTTTTGACAAAATGGGATTGCCTGGAGGTGCCAAGACCAAGGGTGGACAATGGTCAACTTCTGCACAGACCTTAGAAGAGTTGTCGGCTGAAGGTCATACTTTACCACGTAAAATTATTGAGTGGCGCCAACTTGCAAAGCTAAAATCTACCTATGCCGATGCTTTGCCTTCTTATATTTTACCAAAAACAGGGCGTGTTCATACGAATTATTCTTTAGCAATAACATCAACAGGGCGATTATCATCATCAGAGCCAAATTTGCAAAATATTCCAGTACGAACTGCTGAAGGACGTAAAATTCGAACAGCTTTTATTGCTCCCAAAGGCCATGTTTTGCTTTCTGCTGATTATAGTCAGATTGAATTACGCATTCTTGCACATATTGCGGATATAAAAGCATTAAAAGAAGCTTTTGCTAAGGGTCATGATATTCACGCTATAACGGCGTCACAAATGTTTGGCGTTGCGATAGAAGGAATGCATTCAGATATACGACGGCGTGCAAAAGCGATTAATTTTGGTATCATTTATGGTATTTCAGCTTTTGGTTTAGCCAATCAATTAGGAATTTCACGCCAAGAAGCAGGTCGTTATATTCAACTTTATTTTGAAAGATTTCCAGGAATTAAAGATTATATGGAAAAGACCAAAAGCTTTGCGCGTGAGAATGGTTATGTAGAAACAATTTTTGGACGTCGTATCCATTATCCAGAAATAAAAGCAAAGAATGTAAAAATTCGTTCTCTTAATGAGCGAGCAGCGATCAATGCGCCAATACAAGGTTCTGCGGCCGATATTATTCGCCGTGCTATGATACAGATGGAAGATGCTTTAAAAGAAGAAAATCTATCAGCAAAAATGTTGCTGCAAGTACATGATGAACTGATTTTTGAAGTACCAGAAGAAGAGAGTAAAAAAACTATGGCTGTTGTTAAAGATGTCATGGAAAATGCTACAATGCCGGTTTTATCTTTGTCTGTACCCCTTGAAGTGAAAGTCATGACGGCTCAAAATT
- a CDS encoding pyruvate, water dikinase regulatory protein has translation MTKEKKSFHLHMLSDATGETLISVGRAVASQYTTYQATEHIYPMIRNKIQLEKALDEIKQEPGIVLYTMIDEELKLLLQKICKKIKIPCIDILHPVLNAFQSYLGTPTHLRVSAQHDLNADYFRRIEALDFTIEHDDGQSSSNLFEADVILVGISRTSKTPTSIYLANRGIKTANVPLIPNIDLPESLLEAKNSLIIGLIASAERISHIRQNRDLGEGFAFDNYTNRINIAEELIYAKRICERFGWPVIDVTRRSIEETAAAIFELLSRFREEK, from the coding sequence GTGACAAAAGAAAAAAAATCCTTTCATTTACACATGCTTTCTGATGCAACGGGGGAAACATTAATCTCTGTTGGAAGAGCTGTCGCATCCCAGTATACAACGTATCAGGCAACAGAGCATATCTATCCTATGATTCGTAATAAAATACAGTTAGAAAAAGCTCTTGATGAAATAAAACAAGAGCCAGGTATTGTTCTTTACACAATGATTGATGAAGAACTTAAACTTCTCCTTCAAAAAATATGCAAAAAAATAAAAATTCCTTGTATTGATATATTGCACCCTGTTTTAAATGCTTTTCAATCTTATCTTGGAACGCCAACACATTTACGTGTTAGTGCACAACATGATCTCAATGCAGATTACTTTCGCCGTATTGAGGCACTGGATTTTACAATAGAACATGATGATGGACAGTCTTCTAGTAACTTATTTGAAGCAGATGTTATTCTTGTAGGAATCTCAAGAACCTCTAAAACGCCAACAAGTATCTATTTAGCAAACCGCGGAATCAAAACAGCCAATGTTCCTCTTATTCCTAATATTGATTTACCAGAATCTCTTTTAGAGGCAAAAAATTCTTTAATTATTGGTTTAATCGCTTCAGCTGAAAGAATCTCACATATTCGACAAAATAGAGATTTAGGAGAAGGTTTTGCTTTTGATAATTATACGAATCGTATAAACATTGCTGAAGAATTAATTTATGCAAAACGTATTTGCGAACGTTTTGGTTGGCCTGTTATTGATGTTACAAGGCGCTCTATTGAAGAAACTGCTGCTGCAATATTTGAACTTTTATCACGATTTCGTGAAGAAAAATAA
- the dnaQ gene encoding DNA polymerase III subunit epsilon produces the protein MREIIFDTETTGLDKEKDRIIEIGCVEMVDRYLTGCQFHVYLNPEGVIIPDEVVAIHGLTNERLKNEKSFSDIVDEFLEFINGATMIAHNASFDIGFINAELKRVNKPLISVDNIIDTLAMARRKFPMGPNSLDILCKRFGIDNSHRVLHGALLDAEILADVYIELIGGKQGVLGFDNKRNLDEHIQNDTDMSYAVKFRPQALPSRLSAQEKKLHADFINKMGEKALWNTFKIHE, from the coding sequence ATGCGGGAAATTATTTTTGATACAGAAACGACAGGTTTAGATAAAGAGAAAGATCGCATAATCGAAATTGGTTGTGTAGAAATGGTTGATCGTTATCTTACAGGATGCCAGTTTCACGTTTATTTAAACCCTGAAGGCGTTATTATTCCTGATGAAGTTGTAGCAATTCACGGATTGACCAATGAACGCTTAAAAAACGAGAAAAGTTTTAGTGATATTGTTGATGAATTTTTAGAATTTATCAATGGTGCAACTATGATTGCACACAATGCGAGTTTTGATATAGGTTTTATTAATGCAGAATTAAAACGCGTCAATAAGCCGCTTATCAGTGTTGATAATATTATTGATACATTGGCTATGGCACGGCGTAAATTTCCCATGGGTCCTAATTCTCTTGATATTTTATGCAAACGTTTTGGAATTGATAATAGCCATCGTGTTCTTCATGGAGCTCTCCTTGATGCAGAGATTTTAGCCGACGTTTATATTGAACTGATTGGTGGAAAGCAGGGCGTATTGGGGTTTGATAACAAAAGGAATCTTGATGAACATATCCAAAATGATACAGATATGTCTTATGCAGTTAAATTTCGTCCACAGGCTTTACCTTCAAGATTGAGTGCACAAGAAAAAAAGTTACACGCTGATTTTATCAATAAAATGGGTGAAAAAGCTTTGTGGAATACCTTCAAGATTCATGAATAA